One window from the genome of Cervus elaphus chromosome 8, mCerEla1.1, whole genome shotgun sequence encodes:
- the MARCKSL1 gene encoding MARCKS-related protein: MGSQSSKAPRGDVTAEEAAGASPAKVNGQENGHVKSNGDLSPKGEGESPPVNGTEEAAGATGDAIEPAPPSQGAEAKGEVPPKETPKKKKKFSFKKPFKLSGLSFKRNRKEGGGDSSASSPTEEEQEQGEISACGEEGTAQEGKAAATPESQEPQAKGAEASAAAKGGDAEEAGPQAAEPSTPSGPESDPAPASEQNE, from the exons ATGGGCAGCCAGAGCTCCAAGGCTCCCCGGGGCGACGTGACCGCCGAGGAGGCAGCAGGCGCTTCCCCCGCCAAGGTCAACGGACAG GAGAACGGCCACGTGAAAAGCAATGGAGACTTATCCCCCAAAGGTGAAGGGGAATCGCCCCCCGTGAACGGAACAGAGGAGGCAGCGGGGGCCActggtgatgccattgaaccagcACCCCCTAGCCAGGGCGCTGAGGCTAAGGGGGAGGTCCCCCCCAAGGAGAcccccaagaagaagaagaaattctctTTCAAGAAGCCTTTCAAATTGAGCGGCCTGTCCTTCAAGAGAAATCGGAAGGAGGGTGGGGGTGATTCGTCTGCCTCCTCACCCACAGAGGAAGAGCAGGAGCagggggagatcagtgcctgcggCGAGGAGGGCACTGCCCAGGAAGGGAAGGCTGCTGCCACCCCCGAGAGCCAGGAGCCCCAGGCCAAAGGGGCAGAGGCCAGCGCTGCCGCCAAGGGAGGAGACGCAGAAGAGGCAGGGCCCCAGGCCGCAGAGCCATCCACTCCCTCGGGGCCAGAGAGTGACCCTGCACCGGCCAGCGAGCAGAATGAGTag